The region GACATGACAGAGCACCGGAGGGATGAGGAGAACGCACGGCTGCTGGCAGAGTTGGTGCGGGCTCGCGGCCTCAAGCTAGATGGCTGCTTCTCCTACTGGGATGACTGCCTGGTGCTCACAGCCCTGCTCTGCCAGGAGCTAGGTCTGCCCTGCAGCTCCCCAGCTGCCATGCGCCTGGCTAAGCAGAAGAGCCTCACTCAGCTGCACCTGTTGCGCCACCATGGCCCACCCTGGCCTGCGCCCTCCCTCCATGCTGTGCCCTGCTGCCCACTGGAGAGCGAGGCTGACGTGGAGAGGGCTGTGCACCAGGTACCCCTGCCAGGTGTCATGAAGCTGGAGTTCGGGGCAGGTGCGGTGGGTGTGCGGCTGGTAGAGGATGCGCCACAGTGCCATGAGCACTTTTCCCGGATTACTCGAGACTTGCAGGGCGAGGCTGACCACCCAGGCattgggctgggctggggcaaTGCCATGCTGCTGATGGAGTTTGTGGAGGGCACCGAGCACGACGTGGACCTGGTGTTGTTTGGTGGGCGGCTGCTGGCTGCCTTTGTCTCTGACAATGGCCCTACGAGGCTGCCTGGCTTCACTGAGACGGCGGCCTGCATGCCCACCGGGCTGGCACCAGAGCAGGAGGCACAGATGGTTCAGGCAGCCTTCCGCTGTTGCCTGGGCTGCGGGCTGCTCGATGGAGTCTTCAACGTGGAGCTCAAGCTGACCGGGGCTGGGCCTCGGCTTATCGAGATCAACCCCCGCATGGGTGGCTTCTACCTGCGTGATTGGATCCTGGAGCTCTATGGCGTGGACCTGCTGCTGGCTGCTGTTATGGTGGCCTGTGGCTTGCGTCCTGCCCTGCCCACCCGCCCACGTGCTCGTGGCCATCTGGTGGGCGTCATGTGCCTTGTGTCCCAGCACCTGCAGGCCCTGAGTTCCACCGCCAGCCGTGAGACCCTGCAGGCCCTGCACGACCGTGGACTGCTACGCCTCAATCTGCTGGAGGAGGCCCTGGTGCCTGGCGAGTACGAGGAGCCCTACTGCAGTGTGGCCTGTGCCGGACCCAGCCCCATCGAGGCCCGTCTCCGCCTGCTGGGCCTCTGCCAGGGCCTGGGCATCGATGGGCCCAGCTACCCTGTTGCCCACTTCCTGTCTCACTTCAAATAGCACTGGGGTCAGGGGGCAGGGAAGCAGTGCTGGGAGGAGGCACTGTGGTGCCCTCTGCTCCCTGGAGCTCTTCCTGCTTCTCTCCCCATcgccatgcccagccccagcctggcccGCTGCAATGCCTAGGTCTGTTCCAGAGCAGCAGGGCAATTTAGACACCAAGGCATCCTGGACTCAAGGGCCTCTTGCCCTCCCGAAGGCCCCAGTCCAGCCTACAGCTTCCCCAGCATTCTAGCCTTGGAGAAATGACAATggccacacacaaacacacacacctctgTCGCCAGCTCCCCAGGTGGGAGTGGGCCCAAACCCAGCCCCTCCTGTCCACCCCTCCAGGTCTCACTCTCTTCCTGCCATCTACAAGAGGAGAGGACCTGGCTAGGCCCCAAGCCTTGGACAAATCCTGGGAAAACCTGAGACTAGAACCCTTGTCTTCCTCTTACCCAAATTCTAGGATAACTCTAGAGCCTGCTGGAAACTTGGTGGCATCCAACCTGCCTCATTCAGCCTGAGCGGTAGAGGCAGGTGGCCTGTGGACAGAAGTAATCCTCTTTCTGCTCACCCCAGGCAGACACAACTGCCTATGTTCCCCCGATGAGAGGAAACAGgctgagagaagaaaaatgactgCTCCAGGATTATACCACAGTGGAGGGCGGGTCACAGGACATGATGCAGGGTCCAGGTTTCTGTTTTGATCAAGTCTTACATGCCCATTCAGCTTCTAGGCCCCCCTCACCTCCCTGCCCTCATTCACAAGTGGCCCCGAGACACGTGAACACCTCCCTCCTATGCATCACAAACCTTCTCCACCGAGCTTTGGTGCTTTGGCCTCTGGCACACCTAACTAGCATTGGCAGAGGAGAGTCTACACTCTCTTCCTCATTCAGGGAAGATGCTTTAAGAAATCCTGCCTCTGTGCAGCAGAGGAGCTGGAGGCAGCTCCCCAAGCATCCCTCCCCAAATAAAGGCTTATGTACTGGTGAAGTGTCTAGATAGGTTCTCTTGACTGGACAACTCCTCCCAGGATCAGCTAGatagggggtggggaagggggatcAAGAGACGGGTAGGGGATACTTGTAGCATCTGGAGCTAAGGGAAAACCACCCCACTGGCCTGGTGTCTGAGTTGCCCTGGGTTGCTAGGGGACTGCCCTACACCCACATCAAGACCCGAACCTGGGGATCTCCTTTGGTGGAATTACAACCAGAGGGCCACATTCAACCAGATAACCCTCTGCATGCCTGGAGACCCCTGAATTCTGTCCACCTCAGTTCATACCCAACCTCCCCTATGCACATGGAAGGCACACCTAGACAGCCTCCAACAATCAGAACTCACACCCAAGACCTGGTCTGGCCCAAATTCACACCCACACATCCCCATCCAATAAGAATCcatacccaatttttttttttttgagacagtttcactcttgttgcccaggctggagtgcaatggcacagtcacggctcactgaaacctctgcctcccgggtttaagtgattcttctgcctcagcctctcaagtagctgggattacaggcacccaccaccacacccagctaatttttgtatttttagtagagacggggtttcaccatgttggccagactggtgtcgaactcctgacctcaagcgatccacccggctcgacctcccaaagtgctgggattgcaggtgtgagccaccacgccccgccaaaTCCATACCCAATCTAAAGTCACAGACCACATGTCACAGACAAGATTTGCTGTGTTGAGTgtgttcattctttctttttttttccttttttggagacggagtctcattctgttgcccaggctgtagtgcaatggcgtgatcttgactcactgcaacctctgcctcccaggttcaagcgattttcctacctcagccttccaagtagctgggactataggcatgcaccaccactcccggctaatttttgtatttttagtagagacaggttttcactatgttggttaagctggtcttgaactcctgacctcaagtgatccaccagccttggcctcccaaagtgctgggatcgcaggcATGAGCGACCCTGCCTGGCCTAAGTTCATTCTGTCAACAGCGTTTTTGGTTtttgctgggtgtagtggctcatgcctgtaatcacagcactttggaaggccaaggcaggaggatcacttgagtccagaagttcaagaccagcctcctgggcaacaaaacaagacctcctctctaaaaaaaaaaaaaaaagaaagaaagaaagaaagaaagaaagaaagaaagaaaagaaaaaagattatgtGACTATGtcattccagttacttgggatttgaggtgggacaatcactggaacccaagaagtcaaggctgcaatgagccacgatcttgccactgtactccagcctgggtgacagagtaagatcctgtctgaaaaactaaacaaaacaaagaaaaaaaaaaacataaagttttttttttttttttttttttaagatggagtttcgctcttgttgcccaggctggagtataatggcatgatcttggctcaccgcaacctccgcttcccaggttcaagtgattcgcctgcctcagccttcccgagtagctgggattacaggcatgcaccaccatgcccagctaattttgtgtttttagtagaggcggggtttctccatgttggtcaggctggtcctgaactcccg is a window of Gorilla gorilla gorilla isolate KB3781 chromosome 9, NHGRI_mGorGor1-v2.1_pri, whole genome shotgun sequence DNA encoding:
- the CARNS1 gene encoding carnosine synthase 1 isoform X7 — protein: MVAVKLSGWRWRGRQAWRLHPRAELGAVVDTVLALLEKLEEEESVLVEAVYPPAQLPCSDGPSPGPGLAVRICAVVCRIQGDRPLLSKVVCGVGRGDRPLRHHNSLPRTLEVALAQCGLGEEAQVAAVRQRVKAAAEAALAAVLALEAGLSAEQRGGRRAHTDFLGVDFALTAAGGVLTPVALELNGGLCLEACGALEGLWAAPRLGPAADEAVAAPLVETMLRRSARCLMEGKQLLVVGAGGVSKKFVWEAARDYGLQLHLVESDPNHFASQLVQTFIHFDMTEHRRDEENARLLAELVRARGLKLDGCFSYWDDCLVLTALLCQELGLPCSSPAAMRLAKQKSLTQLHLLRHHGPPWPAPSLHAVPCCPLESEADVERAVHQVPLPGVMKLEFGAGAVGVRLVEDAPQCHEHFSRITRDLQGEADHPGIGLGWGNAMLLMEFVEGTEHDVDLVLFGGRLLAAFVSDNGPTRLPGFTETAACMPTGLAPEQEAQMVQAAFRCCLGCGLLDGVFNVELKLTGAGPRLIEINPRMGGFYLRDWILELYGVDLLLAAVMVACGLRPALPTRPRARGHLVGVMCLVSQHLQALSSTASRETLQALHDRGLLRLNLLEEALVPGEYEEPYCSVACAGPSPIEARLRLLGLCQGLGIDGPSYPVAHFLSHFK